The following coding sequences lie in one Mycobacterium sp. Z3061 genomic window:
- a CDS encoding acyl-CoA dehydrogenase family protein translates to MDFSTTEAAQDLGGLVDTIVDSVCTPEHQRELDKLDQRFDRDLWRKLIDSDILTSAAATQVGGDGFGVLEQVAILVALGHQLAAAPYLESIVLGSGALARFGSEELQHSWGSEAVRGEKILTVALDGEMGDGPVQAVDGRLTGSRTQVFYGPAADAFLVPAETDSGTAVFLVAADTPGVTVTPLETTGLGSVGHLALDGVAVDDAHRVGGPEVVLWLRTISTLGRSAYQLGVLERGLQMTAEYARTREQFDRPIGSFQAVGQRLADGYIDVKGLRLTLTQAAWKVAEDIPAEIDVASAAFWAADAGHRVAHTIVHVHGGVGVDTDHPVHRYFLSAKETEFALGGATGQLRQIGRELAETPA, encoded by the coding sequence ATGGATTTCTCGACAACCGAAGCGGCACAGGACCTGGGCGGCCTGGTCGACACCATCGTCGACTCGGTCTGCACTCCTGAACACCAGCGCGAACTCGACAAGCTTGACCAGCGTTTCGACCGCGACCTGTGGCGCAAGCTCATCGACAGCGACATCCTGACCAGTGCGGCCGCCACTCAGGTGGGCGGCGACGGTTTCGGGGTCCTCGAGCAGGTCGCGATCCTGGTCGCGCTCGGGCACCAGTTGGCGGCCGCGCCCTACCTGGAGTCGATCGTGCTGGGCTCCGGTGCCCTGGCGCGGTTCGGCTCCGAGGAGTTGCAGCACAGCTGGGGCTCCGAGGCGGTGCGCGGTGAGAAGATTCTGACGGTCGCACTCGACGGCGAGATGGGCGACGGGCCCGTGCAAGCCGTGGACGGTCGGCTGACCGGCAGTCGCACCCAGGTGTTCTATGGCCCTGCCGCCGACGCCTTCCTGGTGCCCGCTGAAACCGATTCCGGCACAGCGGTCTTCCTGGTCGCCGCGGACACCCCGGGGGTGACGGTGACGCCGCTGGAGACCACCGGGCTGGGCAGCGTCGGCCACCTGGCGCTGGACGGCGTTGCGGTGGACGATGCACACCGGGTTGGGGGCCCGGAGGTCGTGCTCTGGCTGCGCACCATCTCCACCCTGGGCCGCAGCGCATACCAACTCGGTGTGCTGGAGCGCGGCCTGCAGATGACGGCCGAATACGCCCGCACCCGTGAGCAATTCGACCGTCCGATCGGCAGTTTCCAGGCGGTGGGTCAGCGACTGGCCGACGGGTACATCGACGTCAAGGGCCTGCGGCTGACGTTGACCCAGGCCGCGTGGAAGGTCGCCGAGGACATCCCGGCGGAGATCGATGTGGCGTCCGCGGCGTTCTGGGCGGCCGACGCCGGCCACCGGGTGGCGCACACGATCGTGCACGTGCACGGCGGCGTCGGCGTCGACACCGATCACCCGGTGCACCGATACTTCCTGTCCGCCAAGGAAACCGAGTTCGCGCTGGGCGGGGCCACCGGGCAGCTGCGGCAGATCGGCCGGGAACTGGCGGAGACTCCCGCTTGA
- the fadD17 gene encoding long-chain-fatty-acid--CoA ligase FadD17, translating to MNEPTVTALLRPLAEIDDRGVYFEDSFTSWRDHLRDAAALVATLRKRLDPARPPHVGVLLENTPFFSAVLAAGGLSGIVPVGLNPVRRGAALARDIKHADCQLVLADTNSAGALDGIDHLNVDSTEWAEEVAAHRDAELQFQSASAADLFMLIFTSGTSGEPKAVKCSHGKVAGAGMGMAQRFRLGADDVCYVSMPLFHSNAVLVGWAVAAACQGSMALRRRFSASGFLPDVRRYGATYANYVGKPLSYVLATPEQPDDADNPLRAVYGNEGVPRDIERFGTRFGCRVQDGFGSTELGVAIARTPDTPSGSLGPLPDGVQIVDPETGAPCPPGVAGELVNTKGAGGFEGYYNDPAAEAERMAGGIYHSGDLAYRDEAGYAYFAGRLGDWMRVDGENLGTAPIERVLLRHPEVTEVAVYPVPDPAVGDQVMAAVVMAPGAQFDPDQFRAFLSGQADLGPKQWPSYVRVSAGLPGTMTFKVLKRQLSAEGVDCGEPVFAIPS from the coding sequence TTGAACGAACCGACGGTCACCGCGCTGCTGCGACCGCTGGCCGAGATCGACGACCGCGGCGTGTACTTCGAGGACTCGTTCACCAGTTGGCGGGACCACCTCCGCGACGCCGCCGCCCTGGTGGCGACGCTGCGGAAGCGCCTCGACCCGGCCCGGCCGCCGCACGTCGGCGTGCTGCTGGAGAACACGCCGTTCTTCTCGGCGGTGCTGGCCGCGGGCGGGCTGTCCGGCATCGTGCCGGTGGGGCTGAATCCGGTGCGCCGCGGCGCGGCCCTGGCCCGTGACATCAAGCACGCCGACTGCCAGTTGGTGCTCGCCGATACGAACTCGGCTGGGGCGCTGGACGGTATCGATCACCTCAATGTCGACTCAACCGAGTGGGCCGAAGAGGTTGCCGCACATCGTGATGCCGAGCTGCAATTCCAATCAGCGTCTGCCGCCGACCTTTTCATGCTGATCTTCACTTCGGGAACCAGCGGCGAGCCGAAGGCGGTGAAGTGCAGCCACGGCAAGGTGGCGGGAGCCGGCATGGGAATGGCTCAGCGCTTCCGGCTCGGCGCCGACGACGTCTGCTACGTGTCGATGCCGCTGTTCCACTCCAATGCGGTGCTGGTCGGCTGGGCGGTGGCCGCGGCATGCCAAGGCTCGATGGCCCTGCGGCGCCGGTTTTCGGCGTCCGGCTTCCTGCCGGATGTGCGCCGGTACGGCGCCACCTACGCCAATTACGTGGGCAAGCCGCTGTCCTACGTGCTGGCCACGCCCGAGCAGCCCGACGACGCGGACAACCCGTTGCGCGCCGTCTACGGCAACGAGGGCGTGCCACGGGACATCGAACGGTTCGGCACCCGGTTCGGCTGCCGCGTCCAGGACGGTTTCGGGTCGACCGAACTCGGTGTGGCGATCGCCCGCACGCCGGATACCCCGTCGGGTTCCCTGGGCCCGCTGCCGGACGGCGTGCAGATCGTCGACCCGGAGACCGGCGCGCCCTGTCCCCCGGGAGTGGCCGGCGAACTGGTGAACACCAAGGGCGCCGGCGGTTTCGAGGGCTACTACAACGACCCCGCAGCCGAAGCCGAACGGATGGCCGGCGGCATTTACCACAGCGGCGACCTCGCGTACCGGGATGAAGCGGGCTACGCCTACTTCGCCGGCCGCCTCGGCGACTGGATGCGCGTCGACGGCGAGAACCTGGGCACCGCCCCGATCGAACGGGTGCTGCTGCGCCACCCGGAGGTGACCGAGGTGGCGGTCTACCCGGTACCGGATCCGGCGGTGGGCGACCAGGTGATGGCTGCGGTCGTCATGGCGCCGGGTGCCCAGTTCGATCCGGACCAGTTCCGGGCGTTCCTGTCCGGGCAGGCCGATCTCGGGCCCAAGCAGTGGCCGTCGTACGTGCGGGTCAGTGCCGGGTTGCCGGGCACGATGACCTTCAAGGTGCTCAAACGGCAACTCTCGGCCGAGGGTGTCGATTGCGGCGAACCGGTGTTCGCGATTCCCAGCTGA
- a CDS encoding acetolactate synthase large subunit: protein MNGAQALINTLVDGGVDVCFSNPGTSEMHFVAALDTVDQMRGVLTLFEGVATGAADGYARIAGRPAAVLLHLGPGLGNGLANLHNARRARVPMVVVVGDHATYHKKYDAPLESDIDALAGTVSGWVRRTATAADVGADTAEAIEASTSGSFVSTLILPADASWSEGAQPATVESAAAAKASSADVRAVAEVLRAGEPTIVLVGGDATREPGLSAAARIAEATGARLLCETFPTRLERGAGVPAIDRLGYFAEAAAAQLDGAKHLVLAGARSPVSFFAYPGMPSDLVPSGCEVHVLAEYDGAAAALAALADEVAPGTTAATAPANRPQLPSGALTSASAAEVIGALLPERAIVVDESNTSGLLLPAATAGAPAHDWLTLTGGAIGYGIPTAVGAAVAAPDRPVLCLESDGSAMYTISGLWSQARELLDVTTVIYNNGAYDILRLELQRVGVEAGPGPKAKDLLDISRPTMDFVKIAEGMGVPARRATTCEEFAQALRDAFAEPGPHLIDAVVPSLLG, encoded by the coding sequence GTGAACGGTGCGCAGGCTCTGATCAACACCTTGGTCGACGGCGGCGTCGACGTCTGCTTCTCCAACCCGGGCACCTCGGAGATGCACTTCGTCGCGGCGCTGGACACCGTCGATCAAATGCGAGGCGTGCTAACGCTTTTCGAAGGCGTTGCCACCGGTGCGGCCGACGGGTACGCCCGCATCGCCGGTCGCCCGGCAGCCGTGCTGCTGCATCTGGGACCCGGGCTGGGCAACGGTCTGGCCAACCTGCACAACGCCCGGCGCGCGCGGGTGCCGATGGTCGTCGTCGTCGGCGATCACGCCACCTACCACAAAAAGTACGATGCCCCACTGGAATCCGACATCGACGCCCTCGCCGGCACCGTGTCGGGGTGGGTGCGCAGAACGGCGACGGCAGCGGACGTCGGCGCCGACACCGCCGAGGCCATCGAGGCCAGCACGTCAGGCTCGTTTGTCTCCACGCTGATCCTGCCCGCCGACGCCTCCTGGTCCGAAGGCGCCCAGCCGGCCACCGTCGAGTCCGCCGCGGCGGCGAAAGCATCGAGCGCCGACGTGCGCGCGGTGGCCGAGGTGCTGCGCGCGGGTGAACCCACCATCGTCCTGGTCGGCGGCGACGCCACCCGCGAACCGGGTCTGTCGGCGGCCGCGCGGATCGCCGAGGCCACCGGTGCCCGCCTGCTGTGTGAGACGTTCCCGACCCGACTGGAGCGGGGCGCGGGCGTGCCTGCCATCGACCGGCTGGGCTACTTCGCCGAAGCCGCCGCGGCTCAACTCGACGGCGCCAAGCATCTGGTGCTGGCCGGGGCAAGGTCGCCGGTCTCGTTCTTCGCCTACCCCGGGATGCCAAGCGACCTGGTCCCGTCCGGCTGCGAAGTGCATGTCCTGGCCGAATATGACGGTGCCGCAGCCGCTTTGGCAGCGTTGGCCGACGAGGTGGCGCCGGGGACGACCGCGGCGACCGCGCCCGCCAACCGTCCCCAGCTGCCGTCGGGGGCCCTGACGTCCGCGTCGGCTGCCGAGGTGATCGGTGCACTGCTGCCCGAACGGGCGATCGTGGTCGACGAATCCAACACCTCGGGTCTGCTGTTGCCGGCGGCGACCGCCGGAGCGCCGGCCCACGACTGGCTGACCCTGACCGGCGGGGCCATCGGTTACGGCATCCCGACCGCGGTCGGTGCCGCGGTGGCCGCGCCCGACCGTCCGGTGCTGTGCCTGGAATCCGACGGGTCGGCGATGTACACCATCTCCGGGCTGTGGTCGCAGGCGCGGGAATTGCTGGACGTCACCACCGTCATCTACAACAACGGCGCCTACGACATTCTGCGGCTCGAGCTGCAACGCGTGGGCGTCGAAGCCGGACCCGGCCCGAAGGCCAAAGACCTGCTCGATATATCCCGTCCCACAATGGATTTCGTCAAGATCGCCGAAGGCATGGGGGTACCCGCACGGCGAGCGACGACCTGTGAGGAGTTCGCCCAGGCGCTACGCGACGCGTTCGCCGAGCCCGGCCCGCACCTGATCGACGCGGTGGTGCCGTCCCTGCTGGGGTAG
- a CDS encoding amidohydrolase family protein, whose amino-acid sequence MTIDVWMQHPTQRFMRSDMLASLRRWTGGSMPDAEIPIGVTVAAMDDAGVELGLLSAWLGPGGQDLVSNDEVAEWVALHPSRFKGLATADLDRPMPAVRELRRRVEEGFVGLRVVPWLWNAPPTDRRYYPLFAQCVESGIPFCTQVGHTGPLRPSETGRPIPYIDQVALDFPDLVIVCGHVGYPWTEEMVAVARKHENVYIDTSAYTIRRLPDELIRFMKTGTGQRKVLFGTNYPMIAHAHALAGLDDLGLSDEARRDFLHDNAERVFRLQRKVDR is encoded by the coding sequence ATGACGATCGATGTGTGGATGCAGCATCCGACGCAGCGGTTCATGCGCAGCGACATGTTGGCCTCGCTGCGTCGCTGGACCGGTGGGTCCATGCCCGACGCGGAAATTCCGATCGGCGTCACCGTCGCGGCGATGGACGACGCGGGCGTCGAACTCGGACTGCTCAGCGCATGGCTCGGCCCGGGCGGCCAGGACCTGGTGTCCAATGACGAGGTCGCCGAATGGGTTGCCTTGCACCCCAGTCGATTCAAAGGTCTGGCGACGGCCGATCTGGACCGTCCGATGCCAGCGGTCCGCGAACTGCGCCGCCGGGTCGAAGAAGGGTTCGTCGGGTTGCGGGTGGTGCCGTGGCTGTGGAACGCCCCGCCCACCGACCGCCGCTACTATCCGCTGTTCGCTCAGTGCGTCGAGTCCGGCATCCCGTTCTGCACCCAGGTCGGGCACACCGGTCCGTTGCGGCCGTCGGAGACCGGCCGCCCGATTCCCTATATCGATCAGGTTGCCCTCGACTTCCCGGATCTGGTGATCGTGTGCGGACACGTCGGCTACCCGTGGACCGAGGAGATGGTCGCGGTGGCCCGCAAGCACGAGAACGTCTACATCGACACGTCGGCTTACACCATCCGGCGACTCCCGGACGAACTGATCAGGTTCATGAAAACCGGTACCGGACAGCGCAAAGTCCTGTTCGGCACCAACTATCCGATGATCGCCCACGCGCACGCACTGGCGGGTCTTGACGATCTCGGCCTCAGCGACGAGGCTCGTCGAGACTTCCTGCACGACAATGCCGAGCGGGTCTTCAGGTTGCAACGAAAGGTGGACAGGTGA
- a CDS encoding fructosamine kinase family protein produces MNDFVKRNPAAPAGFFACEAAGLRWLSGVDGGVPCAPVLDVDATSLTLRRLDSVPPSPDAAREFGARLAVMHDAGASAFGVGPDGWDGPGFFGPLSQPLPMSLRPHPRWGSFYADERLAPMTELAANRLDSPTRQAIDGVLARCAAGDFDDDDPPARLHGDLWSGNVMWTRDGVVLIDPAAHGGHRETDLAMLALFGCPHHDAVLAGYQQDRSLKPGWRNRIGLHQLYPLLAHVVLFGGGYVRQTSAAARSALGA; encoded by the coding sequence GTGAACGATTTCGTCAAGCGCAATCCGGCCGCGCCCGCCGGGTTCTTCGCTTGCGAGGCGGCAGGGTTGCGTTGGCTGTCCGGCGTGGACGGGGGAGTGCCCTGCGCGCCGGTGCTGGACGTTGACGCCACCAGCCTGACCCTGCGCCGGCTCGATTCAGTGCCGCCGAGCCCCGATGCGGCGCGCGAGTTCGGAGCCCGGCTTGCGGTCATGCACGACGCGGGGGCATCGGCGTTCGGCGTGGGTCCCGACGGGTGGGACGGGCCCGGGTTCTTCGGCCCGCTGTCGCAACCCCTGCCCATGTCTTTGCGACCGCACCCGCGCTGGGGCAGCTTCTACGCCGACGAGCGGCTGGCTCCGATGACCGAGCTGGCAGCCAACCGGCTCGACAGCCCGACGCGGCAGGCGATCGACGGGGTGCTGGCCCGGTGCGCAGCGGGAGACTTCGACGACGACGACCCACCGGCCCGGCTGCACGGAGACCTGTGGAGCGGCAACGTGATGTGGACCCGGGACGGAGTGGTGCTGATCGACCCGGCCGCGCACGGCGGCCACCGCGAGACCGACCTGGCCATGCTCGCACTGTTCGGCTGTCCACACCATGACGCGGTGCTGGCCGGATATCAGCAGGACCGATCGTTGAAACCCGGCTGGCGCAACCGGATTGGGCTGCATCAGCTCTACCCGCTGCTGGCGCACGTGGTGCTCTTCGGCGGCGGATACGTGCGCCAGACGAGCGCCGCTGCCCGTTCCGCGCTGGGTGCTTGA